Proteins from a single region of Stutzerimonas stutzeri:
- a CDS encoding O-acetylserine/cysteine exporter produces MSPRDLLLALVVIVVWGMNFVVIMVGLHDVPPMLLGALRFMLAAVPAVFFIRRPQVPLRWMLAYGLTISLGQFAFLFTAMKHGMPAGLASLVLQSQAFFTLFFAALFLGERIRSANLLGLVIAACGLALIGAQSGLGMTLSGFVLTICAASMWALGNIVTRKVGKVNLVGLVVWGSLVPPLPFLALSLWLEGPVVIEAALRGIGWQTILVLVYLAFGATILGYGLWSRLLSRYPASQVAPFSLLVPVVGLTSASVLLGERLGSLQLGGALLVMIGLGVNVCGGWLVARLRLVRV; encoded by the coding sequence ATGTCGCCTCGGGATTTGCTGCTCGCGCTTGTAGTCATTGTCGTCTGGGGCATGAACTTCGTGGTGATCATGGTCGGCCTGCATGATGTTCCGCCGATGTTGTTGGGTGCACTGCGTTTCATGCTGGCGGCGGTGCCAGCGGTGTTCTTCATCAGGCGTCCTCAGGTGCCGTTGCGCTGGATGCTGGCCTATGGGCTGACCATCTCCCTCGGGCAGTTCGCCTTTCTATTTACCGCCATGAAACACGGCATGCCGGCGGGCCTGGCCTCGCTGGTGCTGCAGTCGCAGGCGTTTTTCACGCTGTTCTTCGCGGCGCTGTTTCTCGGTGAGCGGATACGCTCAGCTAATCTGCTCGGCTTGGTCATTGCGGCCTGCGGCTTGGCGCTGATCGGTGCGCAAAGCGGGCTGGGTATGACCCTGAGCGGGTTCGTACTGACAATCTGTGCGGCGTCAATGTGGGCGCTGGGCAATATCGTCACACGCAAAGTTGGCAAGGTGAATCTGGTCGGGTTGGTGGTATGGGGCAGTTTGGTGCCGCCGTTGCCATTTCTGGCACTGTCGCTATGGCTCGAAGGGCCTGTGGTGATCGAGGCGGCGTTGCGGGGCATCGGTTGGCAGACGATTCTGGTACTCGTCTATCTGGCGTTCGGCGCAACGATTCTCGGCTATGGCCTTTGGAGTCGATTGCTCTCGCGCTATCCGGCCAGCCAGGTGGCGCCGTTTTCGTTGCTGGTACCGGTAGTGGGGCTGACATCGGCAAGCGTGCTGCTGGGCGAGCGACTAGGTTCGCTGCAACTGGGCGGTGCATTGCTGGTGATGATCGGGCTGGGGGTAAACGTCTGCGGCGGCTGGCTCGTCGCCCGCCTGCGTCTGGTCAGAGTCTGA
- a CDS encoding MOSC domain-containing protein gives MSDSLASTSQNSWVVNGPLVCRNLSPLPGSTKATAIGKQLSDVPLWLGMDGLQGDQIADRRFHGGPDRALCHYPTQHYAYWAQRFPQLRTQLGLGAFGENLGSEAMDEEHVCIGDRLRWGGAVIEVSQPRSPCVRLDSRHGLRGLARDLSSSGRTGWLYQTIEGGMVHPGDGVQLLERTHPDISVAYLWRCFLNPSLDEEALLSLAELPRLALHFQAIFRQRYDACRRQRDQHSLFH, from the coding sequence TTGAGTGACAGCCTCGCATCCACGTCGCAAAACAGCTGGGTCGTCAACGGACCGCTGGTGTGTCGCAACCTCTCCCCCCTGCCTGGCAGCACCAAGGCCACAGCAATTGGCAAGCAGCTGAGCGATGTTCCGCTATGGCTCGGCATGGACGGTTTGCAAGGTGATCAGATCGCTGATCGACGCTTTCATGGTGGCCCGGATCGCGCCCTGTGCCATTACCCGACGCAGCATTACGCTTATTGGGCGCAGCGCTTCCCGCAGTTGCGCACACAGCTCGGCCTAGGTGCCTTCGGTGAAAACCTTGGCAGCGAAGCAATGGACGAAGAGCACGTGTGCATCGGTGACCGACTGCGCTGGGGCGGAGCGGTAATCGAAGTGAGTCAGCCACGCTCACCCTGCGTAAGGCTGGACAGTCGACACGGACTACGCGGCCTGGCCCGCGACTTGTCATCGAGTGGTCGTACCGGCTGGCTCTATCAAACCATCGAGGGAGGCATGGTGCACCCCGGCGACGGTGTGCAGCTGCTTGAGCGAACACACCCCGATATCAGCGTTGCCTACCTCTGGCGCTGCTTCCTAAACCCGTCGCTTGATGAGGAAGCGCTGCTGAGCTTGGCCGAACTGCCACGCCTTGCCCTTCACTTCCAGGCTATCTTCCGCCAGCGTTATGACGCCTGCCGCCGCCAGCGCGATCAGCACAGCCTGTTCCACTGA
- the dgt gene encoding dGTPase, producing MPVSVNFKHKISRQRPYGKVEAGLRASDGTLEAVVDQLESDRGRIINSAAVRRLQQKTQVFPLERNAAVRSRLTHSLEVQQTGRFIVRTLYKQLGNRAAQFGLDGLEHALESLVEMTCLMHDIGNPPFGHFGEYAIGEWFERNLDMLFTAAVTPGQGDVELRKRMLVDLKQFEGNAQAVRLVVSLQRLNLTYTQTAGLLKYVRPAYQAKPAKGTPGAYLLKKPGFYLSEEPFVRALQAALDLQPCTRHPLAYVMEAADDIAYCLADIEDSVEKGIFSIEQLAQLLLAKFALHGSVDAPVPGPERSFRSMVNYALERAHKEPINKAGEFFIWLRVNMIHPLVQHAARQFIDNIEAVYHGTLDRALLEDDSLPNAIVQTFKDVAMDHVFCHREVETLQLQGYRILQGLLEFYAPLLRVPTPVFDALTLGTCRSEPHLQMLARRLPNQLVKAYHEALKEHEQESTDRPLWEFYYRNRMLQDHISGMTDQLAQDEYRALSAL from the coding sequence ATGCCGGTGTCCGTGAACTTCAAGCACAAGATCTCCCGTCAGCGGCCCTATGGCAAGGTGGAGGCGGGTCTGCGGGCCAGTGATGGCACCCTGGAGGCGGTAGTCGACCAGCTGGAAAGCGATCGCGGGCGGATCATCAATTCCGCGGCCGTGCGCCGCCTGCAGCAGAAGACCCAGGTTTTTCCGCTGGAGCGCAATGCAGCAGTGCGCAGCCGTCTCACTCATTCGCTGGAAGTGCAGCAGACCGGTCGTTTCATCGTTCGTACGCTGTACAAACAGCTTGGCAACAGGGCTGCGCAATTCGGCCTGGACGGGCTCGAGCATGCGCTGGAAAGCCTGGTCGAGATGACTTGCCTGATGCACGATATCGGCAACCCGCCGTTCGGTCACTTCGGCGAGTACGCCATTGGCGAGTGGTTCGAGCGCAATCTGGATATGCTGTTTACAGCCGCCGTGACGCCGGGGCAGGGCGATGTCGAGTTGCGCAAACGAATGCTGGTCGATCTGAAGCAGTTCGAAGGTAACGCTCAGGCGGTTCGCCTGGTGGTCTCGCTGCAGCGCCTGAACCTGACCTATACGCAGACCGCAGGGCTACTCAAGTACGTTCGTCCGGCCTATCAGGCCAAGCCCGCGAAAGGCACGCCAGGCGCTTACCTGCTGAAAAAGCCCGGCTTCTATCTGTCCGAGGAGCCCTTCGTGCGCGCGCTGCAGGCGGCGCTCGATCTGCAGCCGTGCACGCGTCATCCGTTGGCCTACGTGATGGAAGCCGCCGATGACATCGCCTATTGCCTGGCGGACATCGAGGATTCGGTGGAAAAGGGCATATTCAGCATTGAACAGCTGGCGCAGCTGCTGCTCGCCAAGTTCGCCCTGCACGGATCGGTCGATGCGCCGGTGCCCGGGCCAGAGCGCAGTTTTCGCAGCATGGTCAATTACGCGCTCGAACGGGCGCATAAGGAACCGATCAACAAGGCCGGCGAATTCTTCATATGGCTGCGGGTGAACATGATCCATCCGCTGGTGCAGCATGCCGCGCGGCAATTCATCGACAACATCGAGGCGGTCTACCACGGCACGCTTGATCGGGCGCTGCTGGAGGATGACAGCCTGCCCAACGCCATCGTGCAGACCTTCAAGGATGTCGCGATGGATCACGTGTTTTGCCACCGTGAGGTGGAGACCTTGCAACTACAGGGCTATCGAATTCTTCAGGGCTTGCTGGAGTTCTACGCACCGCTGTTGCGCGTGCCGACGCCGGTCTTCGATGCACTCACTCTCGGGACCTGCCGCAGCGAGCCACATCTACAGATGCTTGCTCGGCGGTTGCCCAATCAACTCGTCAAGGCATATCACGAGGCGCTCAAGGAGCACGAGCAAGAGTCGACGGACCGGCCGTTGTGGGAGTTCTACTACCGCAACCGGATGCTGCAGGATCACATCAGCGGCATGACCGACCAACTGGCTCAGGATGAGTACCGCGCGCTTTCGGCTTTGTGA
- a CDS encoding 2-hydroxyacid dehydrogenase, with the protein MDILLSGSFDDGEREAWLTELKDALPDTRWHLSHTARTAQLIDAAVVANPPHGSLQNLPNLRLIQSLWAGVDRLLLDPSLPDVPVARMVDPAMSAAMAETALWATLSLHRRFYDYARQQLNCSWHPLPQRRADEIQVTLLGMGQMGRACASRLLAMGYRVTGWNLHGGTVEGVALEHGMDTLWPLLARSDIVINLLPLTAQTADLLDLRFFDAFKAGAGLVNLARGGHVVETDLLQALASGKVGHAVLDVFRSEPLAADHPFWRHDRVTVLPHVAAATDMRSAARIVARNLQALREGQPLSDLVKRSRGY; encoded by the coding sequence ATGGATATATTGCTCAGTGGCAGCTTCGATGATGGAGAGCGCGAGGCCTGGCTCACGGAATTAAAAGATGCCTTGCCCGACACCCGATGGCATTTGTCGCACACGGCGCGAACCGCTCAACTGATAGACGCAGCTGTGGTCGCCAATCCGCCTCATGGCTCGCTACAGAACCTGCCCAATCTGCGCCTGATTCAATCGCTATGGGCTGGCGTGGATCGGCTACTGCTCGATCCCAGCCTGCCTGATGTGCCCGTCGCCCGCATGGTAGACCCGGCCATGAGCGCGGCCATGGCGGAAACTGCGCTTTGGGCAACGTTGTCGCTGCACCGCCGGTTCTACGACTATGCTCGGCAGCAATTGAACTGCAGCTGGCACCCGCTGCCGCAGCGACGCGCCGACGAAATACAGGTGACCCTGCTGGGTATGGGCCAAATGGGCCGAGCCTGCGCCAGCCGATTGCTCGCCATGGGATACCGGGTGACGGGTTGGAATCTGCATGGCGGCACCGTTGAAGGCGTTGCTCTGGAGCACGGCATGGACACGCTGTGGCCGCTGCTGGCACGCAGCGATATCGTGATCAACCTGCTGCCATTGACCGCGCAAACCGCTGACCTGCTCGACTTACGTTTCTTCGATGCTTTCAAGGCCGGTGCTGGGTTGGTTAACCTCGCGCGCGGCGGACATGTCGTGGAGACGGATCTATTGCAAGCACTAGCCAGCGGCAAGGTCGGCCACGCCGTTCTCGATGTGTTTCGTAGCGAACCGCTAGCGGCGGACCATCCATTCTGGCGCCACGACCGGGTGACGGTATTGCCACACGTAGCGGCAGCGACGGATATGCGCAGCGCGGCGCGGATCGTCGCGCGAAACCTGCAGGCGCTGCGCGAGGGACAGCCGCTCAGTGATCTGGTGAAACGCAGCCGCGGTTACTGA
- a CDS encoding DUF2789 domain-containing protein, producing MELPNKDLGTLFEQLGLDSDPASIDAFIGKHGPLPEGVRLADAPFWNDSQRALLRDEWAEDAEWAPIVDELNVRMHESG from the coding sequence ATGGAATTGCCCAATAAAGACCTCGGCACTCTGTTCGAGCAGCTTGGTCTGGATTCCGATCCGGCCAGTATTGACGCCTTCATCGGCAAGCACGGCCCATTGCCGGAGGGTGTTCGCTTGGCGGACGCGCCGTTCTGGAACGATTCACAGCGTGCGCTGCTGCGCGACGAATGGGCAGAGGACGCGGAGTGGGCGCCGATTGTCGATGAGCTGAATGTGCGCATGCACGAAAGCGGATGA
- a CDS encoding DUF3597 domain-containing protein: MGFFNSILEKIGLGSAHAAPDSTAPTTPPEASTGGAGAPASPAVDQVDVAAKLDGMAGNHPEKLNWRTSIVDLLKLLGLDSSLTARKELATELGCPADKMSDSAQMNMWLHKTVLKKLAENGGNVPAELLD, translated from the coding sequence ATGGGCTTTTTCAACTCCATTCTCGAAAAGATCGGCCTAGGCAGCGCGCACGCTGCGCCCGATTCCACCGCGCCCACCACGCCGCCGGAGGCCTCAACAGGCGGTGCAGGCGCACCAGCGTCTCCAGCGGTCGATCAGGTTGACGTAGCAGCCAAGCTCGACGGCATGGCGGGCAACCACCCGGAAAAGCTTAACTGGCGTACGTCGATCGTCGATCTTCTGAAGTTACTCGGTCTGGACAGCAGCCTGACGGCGCGCAAGGAACTGGCCACCGAGCTTGGCTGCCCGGCCGACAAAATGAGCGACTCCGCTCAAATGAATATGTGGCTGCACAAAACGGTATTGAAAAAGCTTGCCGAGAATGGCGGTAACGTACCGGCCGAGCTGCTCGACTGA